One window of Magallana gigas chromosome 2, xbMagGiga1.1, whole genome shotgun sequence genomic DNA carries:
- the LOC105318771 gene encoding acetylcholine receptor subunit beta-like 1, protein MLSAILLLLTVLSPTESYTIAQETKLHTDLFTGYQKAIRPGADRSKPLSISVDFLMISLKEFNEEEGRLSVIGAFKFVWTDNRLAWDKNSYGGDLTQTSVLQDTVWVPNVVNLNCFETMKPLGSSSLSLRVYNGGTVAWIPPVLIESSCDADVTYYPFDSQTCVIRYYMPGYYQSDVNFSPSRTEADLQQYEQNNLWEITSTSLSTFVNSYYFQELQIELQMQRRSRYYIAGLILPICLMSFLQIMVFVLPEESGERVGFSVTVLLAVAVFLTIIQESLPEASEPSVSLLAYKLLVDILVGAMITSTAILGSAIYHKNETDNVPICIKRCVQTCRCKLSCRKASPKVIDVKIAEKPPLDDFRNEAEDDIISWRDVGKVFDKCCLIFFTLCLLINNMVLMAIISLN, encoded by the coding sequence ATGCTCTCCGCCATCTTGCTCCTTTTGACCGTTCTCTCTCCGACCGAGTCCTACACCATAGCTCAAGAGACTAAGCTGCACACCGACCTGTTCACAGGGTATCAGAAGGCGATCAGACCGGGGGCCGACAGGTCTAAGCCGCTCAGCATCTCAGTCGACTTCCTGATGATTAGTTTGAAAGAGTTTAACGAGGAAGAAGGCAGGTTGTCCGTCATTGGAGCGTTTAAGTTTGTTTGGACAGACAACCGTTTGGCGTGGGACAAAAACTCTTACGGTGGCGACCTGACACAAACCTCAGTTTTACAAGATACAGTATGGGTTCCAAATGTTGTCAACCTGAACTGTTTTGAAACCATGAAACCCCTTGGCTCCAGTTCTTTGAGTTTGAGGGTTTATAATGGTGGCACAGTGGCTTGGATTCCGCCTGTTCTCATAGAGAGTTCCTGTGACGCCGATGTTACCTATTATCCCTTTGATTCCCAGACATGTGTCATCCGCTACTACATGCCGGGTTATTATCAAAGCGACGTAAACTTTTCTCCTAGCAGGACGGAAGCAGATCTACAACAATACGAGCAGAACAACCTGTGGGAGATAACCAGCACCAGTCTCAGCACGTTTGTTAACTCATACTATTTCCAGGAACTCCAGATAGAGCTACAGATGCAGAGACGGTCCCGTTACTACATAGCCGGTCTGATCCTGCCCATCTGTCTGATGAGCTTTCTACAGATCATGGTGTTTGTCCTGCCCGAGGAGTCAGGGGAGAGGGTGGGTTTCTCCGTGACGGTTCTCCTGGCCGTGGCTGTGTTCCTGACCATCATCCAGGAGAGTCTCCCCGAGGCCTCCGAGCCCAGTGTCTCACTCCTCGCCTATAAACTTCTCGTTGATATTCTAGTTGGTGCAATGATTACATCTACAGCGATTCTCGGCTCCGCCATTTATCACAAAAATGAAACGGATAATGTTCCAATCTGCATTAAACGATGTGTTCAAACCTGCAGATGCAAACTGTCCTGCAGAAAGGCGTCTCCTAAAGTCATTGATGTGAAGATCGCAGAGAAACCGCCACTAGATGATTTTCGAAATGAAGCAGAAGATGACATCATTTCGTGGAGAGATGTTGGGAAGGTTTTTGACAAATGTTGTCTAATATTTTTTACtctgtgtttgttgataaataacaTGGTTTTAATGGCAATAATTAGTTTAAACTGA
- the LOC105318766 gene encoding acetylcholine receptor subunit beta, with product MDKITEKTRYSRIRRYLSLQLTGRMSETLVHSIGGATSGRAMKVIVLVVCSLLGVGGYTITQQTQLHANLSSGYDRRVRPGVNRSFPIQININFYIVSLKEFSEGDSKIGVVGSLGMEWTDSRLVWNPADYGGDLFKTSLFVSDIWTPYMVLMNPYEKVKPVLSSGMSCAVVLNGEVSCLPPDLYEATCDADVTYYPFDSQTCTLKFFVPGYFTSDILLRPASPNFRMELYEENGLWSVLSTRNYYSVNVFGFEELRLEINMRRRTTYYIASLLLPIFFMNFIQILVFVLPVESGERVGFSITVLLAVAVFLTMIQDKLPEASEPNVSYLTYKLLVDMLLGCAMVVAVVVAIKMYHKTDNHQISGKLRAFTRRMNICCKWKQSAVYIEEKEKPPVKSPEKSPVECVNDEGDSNVTWNDVGQAFDKFFLIIFFVFLVSNNFIYLVAMAAIET from the coding sequence ATGGacaaaataacagaaaaaacaCGATACTCAAGAATACGACGATACTTGTCATTACAATTAACTGGTAGGATGAGCGAGACTCTGGTACACAGTATAGGCGGCGCCACGTCAGGGAGAGCGATGAAGGTCATTGTGTTGGTCGTCTGCTCGCTCCTTGGGGTCGGGGGATATACCATCACCCAGCAGACTCAGCTTCACGCCAATCTGTCCTCGGGGTACGATCGGAGGGTCCGCCCCGGGGTGAACCGATCATTCCCAATACAGATTAATATCAATTTCTACATAGTGAGCCTGAAGGAGTTCTCGGAGGGAGACAGTAAGATCGGTGTCGTGGGCTCCCTGGGCATGGAATGGACGGACTCTCGCCTAGTCTGGAATCCGGCGGATTATGGGGGAGACCTGTTTAAAACTTCTCTCTTTGTTTCTGATATCTGGACCCCGTATATGGTTCTAATGAATCCATACGAGAAAGTTAAACCTGTTCTTTCTAGTGGCATGTCTTGCGCTGTCGTTCTAAATGGCGAAGTATCATGTCTGCCGCCTGACCTGTATGAGGCTACGTGTGATGCCGACGTTACTTATTACCCCTTTGATTCTCAAACGTGTACTTTAAAATTCTTTGTACCAGGATATTTTACATCTGATATTCTTCTACGACCTGCGTCACCAAACTTCCGCATGGAGTTGTATGAAGAGAATGGACTGTGGTCTGTACTGAGCACTAGGAATTATTATTCTGTGAATGTGTTCGGATTTGAGGAACTGCGACTAGAAATAAACATGCGCCGTCGAACGACCTATTACATTGCGAGTCTTCTGTTGCCAATctttttcatgaatttcatTCAGATCTTGGTTTTTGTGTTGCCCGTGGAATCTGGCGAGAGAGTAGGATTTTCAATCACCGTTCTCTTGGCCGTGGCTGTATTCTTGACTATGATTCAAGATAAACTACCCGAGGCCTCGGAGCCGAATGTCTCATACCTGACGTACAAACTGTTGGTGGATATGCTACTTGGTTGTGCAATGGTAGTGGCAGTGGTAGTGGCAATCAAAATGTACCATAAAACGGACAACCATCAGATATCCGGCAAACTCAGAGCATTTACGCGCAGGATGAACATTTGTTGCAAGTGGAAACAATCTGCGGTTTACATCGAAGAGAAAGAGAAACCCCCCGTTAAATCCCCCGAGAAATCTCCTGTGGAATGCGTGAACGACGAAGGCGACAGCAACGTTACTTGGAATGACGTAGGACAAGCTTTTGACAAGTTCTTTctgatcattttttttgtttttttagtgtCTAACAATTTTATCTACCTCGTTGCAATGGCTGCTATAGAAACGTAA